The following DNA comes from Corallococcus silvisoli.
GGCCTGTCCATGCTCGTCGTGGAGCGGGGCACCCCGGGCTTCAGCGTGGGGCGCAAGCTCCAGAAGGTCGGGTGGCGCGCGTCCGACACGGCGGAGCTCTTCTTCGAGGACTGCCGCGTGCCCGCGGAGAACCTGTTGGGCGTGGAGGGGCAGGGCTTCTATCAGATCATGGGCAACTTCCAGTGGGAGCGGCTGTCGCTCGCGCTGGGCGCGGTGGGCGCCATGGACGACATGTTGGAGACGGCGCTCGAGCACGTGAAGCAGCGCCGCGCGTTCGGGCAGGCGCTGGCCCAGTTCCAGGTGCTGCGCCACAAGCTGGCGGAGCTGCACACGGCCCGAGAGTGCGCGCGGCAGCTCACCTACCACGCGCTGCGCCTGCACGTGGCGGGCGAGTACGCCGTCGCGCAGACCTCCATGGCCAAGAAGGTCGCGACGGAGGCGTGCTGCCGCGTGGCCGACGAGTGCCTCCAACTGCATGGGGGGGCCGGCTACATGATGGAGTACGACATCCAGCGCCACTGGCGCGACGCCCGCCTGGGCCCCATCGGCGGTGGCACGAGCGAGGTGATGAACGAGATCATCGCCAAGCAGCTGGGCCTCTGAGTCCTGGCACGCTCCTGGGAGCAGGCGGGCGGGCGTGCGGGAAGAGGGGAAAGAACCTCCGGGTTCATGTTCGAAGGAACATGTCGCCTCGGGGAGGCCCCGGTGGAGCCCACCATCATTTGCGATGAGCTGTTCATGCGTCTGGGGGACGAGGATGTGCTCGTCCTGGATTGCCGTGACGCGATGGACTGGGAGCGGTTCGAGATCCACATCCCGGGTGCGCTGCGCATGACGGCCTCGGAGATCGCCCGCGACCTGGCGATGCTGCCGGACGACGAACTCATCGTCCTGTGTGGCACCACCCAGGACTGCGCGGACATCCGCCGCGTCTGTCGCGTGCTGCGCCTGCGGGGGCGCAACGCCGTGTGCCTCGCCGGCGGGCTCCACGCCTGGGTGACGGGGGGCTACCCGACGGAGCGCCACTCCCGCGCTCCCTCCCACGCCCACCGTTGAGCGGTGGATGCGGCGCGTCGTGAAACGGTGTAAGGAGCGCGCTGTCGTCCCCACCGGAGACCCCCCACGATGGCCAAGCTTCGCGCCGTGCTCATTGGCGCCACCGGACTCGCGGGCCAGCAGTTCATCGCGGCCCTGAAGGACCACCCGTACATCGAACTCACCGGGCTCGCCGCCTCGCCCCGCTCCGCGGGGAAGACGTACGCGGACGCCCTGCGTGCCTCCAACGGCATGCTGGCCTGGTTCGTCCCGGAGCCCCTGCCGGAGGCCATCGCCCGGATGACCGTGCTCAGCGGGGACGCGGTCCAGGCGAAGGACTACGACATCGCCTTCTCCGCCGTGGAGGCGGACGTGGCGCGTGAGCTGGAGCCGCGCCTCGCTCGGGACATCCCGGTGCTCTCCGCCGCGAGCGCCTTCCGCTACGACCCGGACGTGCCGCTGCTCATCCCCCCCATCAACGCCGCCCATGCCCCGCTCATCAACGAGCAGCGCCGGCAGCGCGGATGGAAGGGCTTCATCGTCCCCATCCCCAACTGCACGACCTCGGGCCTCGCGGTGACGCTGGCCCCTCTGGCCGAGCGCTTCGGCGTGAAGGCGGTGTTGATGACCAGCCTCCAGGCCATGTCTGGCTCCGGACGTTCGCCGGGCGTCATCGGCCTGGACATCCTCGACAACGTCGTGCCGTACATCCCCAAGGAGGAGCACAAGGTCGAGGTCGAGACGAAGAAGATCCTCGGGGTGCTCAACCCCGCGGGCGCGGCGCTCACCCCGCATGACGTGCGCGTCTCGTGCACCTGCACCCGGGTGGCCGTGCTGGAGGGCCACACCGAGTCCGTCTTCGTGTCGCTGGGCCAGAAGGCCACCGTGGCGGAGGTCGCCCAGGCGATGCGCGAATGGAAGGGCGCCGACGTGGCGAAGGACCTGCCTTCCTCGCCTCCCCGCTGGATCGAAGTGCTGGACGACCCGTTCCGGCCCCAGCCGCGCCTGGACCGGGACACCCACGGAGGCATGGCCACCACGGTGGGTCGCATCCGCGAGGATGGGGTGCTGGAGAACGGTTTCAAGTACGTGCTTGTCTCCCACAACACGAAGATGGGGGCCGCCAAGGGCGCCATCCTCGTCGCGGAGCTGCTGCGGGCGCAGGGCTTGCTGGGTTGACCGGCGAAGCAGGCCGGGCCGCCCCCTAAATTCAGGGTGCCAACCCTGGCCGCAACCATCTACTGTGCGCGGCCACGGACGCGCGGAATACCGCACAGAGGAGAGATCTACATGGCCTATGTCGTCGCCGAGCCTTGCATCAAGTGCAAGTACACCGACTGTGTCGAGGTGTGCCCGGTCAACTGCTTCTACGAGGGCGCGAACTTCCTCGTGATCCACCCGGACGAGTGCATCGACTGCGGTGCTTGTGAGCCCGTCTGCCCGACCAAGGCGATCTTCCCCGAGACCGAGCTGCCCCCCCAGTGGAAGGAGTTCCAGAAGCTCAACGCGGACTTCTCCACCTCGTGGCCGAACATCGCGGAGAAGAAGGCGGCCCTGCCCGAGGCCGAGGAGTACAAGGAAAAGCAGGGCAAGCGCGCGGAGCTGAACCCGGCTCCTGGCGGGAAGAAGTAGCGCGCCGCGCCGCTCGCGTGCGCCCGTCGTGATGAAGGCCCTCGCGCCCCATGGCGTGAGGGCCTTTGTCGTCGGGGGCATCCCGTCGTGAGGGGGCTGGCCGTGCACGCTCACCCCGCCTGGAGGGCGCTGAGCCGCAGCCCCCGGGCCTCCAGCGCATCGCGCAGTCGCGCCACGTCCGCCGGGGGCACGGGCCCGTGGCGGCCCTGGATGCGCAGCGCCACCTCCCGGGGGCCCGTGCGCTCCACCTCCACGGTGGCCTCCAGCGACCCTCTCAGGCTCAATCCCAGCGCGGGCCGCTGCGACCTCACGAAGACCTCGATCTTCTCGATGAGCGCCAGCGTGGACTCCACCTGCGCGACGGGCGTGGCCGCCATTCCGGCTGCTGCCGCGCCACCGCCCGTCACGCCGTGGCCTCCCGTCGCGGACAGGGTTGGGGGGCTCTCCGAGGAGCGGGCCTCGCGCGGGGGAGGGGCAGGGAGCGGCGCCGCACGGAGCTCGGCGCGAACCGAGCGCTCCAGCTCACGGGTCAGTAGCTCCGAGGCGCGGTGGGAAGCCTGCTCCTGGCCTGTCGCGTGGGCCTCCTGGCGCACCGTGCCCAGCCGCTGCGCCTCCACGTGCATGCCCTGTCGGGCCTGCCGGAGTGCCGCCGGACTTCCGAGCGCCCCGCGCGTAGTCGACAGGACGGCGCTGGCGGCGCGGACCCCGGGGAGCGGCGATGAAACCCGGGTCGTCTGCCCCGGCCCCGTGCCACCCGGTCGGAGGGCTCCGGGGCCCGGCGGTCCTCCCTGCTGAGTGGGCCCGCGCTGGGCGTCGGTGCGAGGACGCCCGGAGGTGGTACCCCGCTCGGATGCCCGCTGGAGGACCTGCTGGAACGCGTCCCGCTCCGGGCGCGTCCTCTCCTGTCCGGAAGGAGCGTCTTGCCCTTCGACCTTCATGGCCTGCCTCGCGCGAAAGAGATGCGCGGACATGAGCAGCGGCCGTGCCAGCCGGTCGGGATGCGGGTCCCGCGGGGAAGGGCGGGCCGGGGCGGCGGGGGAGGGGTGCCGTCCCCGGGATGGGCGTGCGGGGCGCGGGACGCCCGCTCAGCGCTTGCCGCCGAAGCCGCCCGGCTGCACGGGCGCGGTGCCCGTCAGGTCGTTGAACGCGAGCGGGCAGGCCGCCACCGCGTTCGGGTCCGCCAGCGCGGGGTTCTGCGTCCAGTCCCGGTCCTGGAACAGGAGGGCATCGCGCACCTCCAGCTCCTTGAGCTGCTTGCGGTACTCCCAGAAGCGTCCACGCAGGAGCACGCGCGCGCCCTTCGGCAGCTGCGTCAGCTCCGTGTACTGGGAGTCCTTCAGCCGCGCGGTGATGGTCACCGACGGGCGCACCTTCGGCTTGCCGTAGTTCAGCCCCGACAACAGACCGTCATTGCCTGGATCCGGCAGGTAGTAGACGAGCCGGGCCACCAGCGCGGGCGGCTCCGGTGGAGGCCCCTTCTTGCCGCGCGGCTTCTTGGGCTTCTCCAGCTTCGCGTCGACGAACTCCAGGCCCCCGAACGCCACCTCCTTGTCGAGGTAGTCGTCGCGGAACTTCGCATCCGCCACGCTCGCGGCGGTGGTGTTCGCCTTGAGCACCTCCACGTCGTAGCGCTCGAGCATCGCGGGCAGCGTGAAGAAGAAGCTGTCCACGGGACTGACTCCGTCCGCGATGAAGCGCAGCTTGCTCAGGTCGAGCGGCGGGTAGTACGGCGCCAGCGCCACCGCCGTCTGCATCCACTCCGCCGGCAGCCTCTTGTCGATGAGGATCCGGCGCATCATCGACACCAGGTACATGCTGGCCGGGAAGCGCGGCGTGGACAGCTGGGTGTTCACGGCCTGGATCAACAGCGGATCCACGAAGAAGTTCTCGTCGCGCTTGTGCAGGTACGGCCCGGACTCGCCCACGACGGTGAGCAGCGCGCCCACCAGCTGGGCGCAGTTCGCGTCGTTCGTGCCCTGGACCAGGGCCTGGTTCACGCGGGAGCGCAGAAAGCGCTTGTCCATGTCCGCTTCGCGGAACACGGGCGGCTCTCCCGTTCCAAAGAAGAACTCCTTCTGGGCGAGCGCGGGCGTCGACAGCAGGCCCACGGACAGGGCGATGAGGGCACGGGTACGCATCGTCCTGGACGCTACCATGCCCTCCCCGGGACGATCCTCCTCCGAGCGCTCCAGGCCACGCTCTGGGTGAAATCGCGAAGGCCGCCCGACGTGTGAGGGCAATTGCAACCGGATGACCCGATGCGGCGGGGCTTCCGCGACTTTCACGGGAGTGGGGAGCGGGCAGGGGACGGGGCGACCGCGCGGGAGGCGCGCCGGAGCGGAGTTGGCGGTGTCGGAAGGCCGCGTCCCTTCGAGGGGGCGAGGTTTTTTCCGCCTGTTGATGGCGCGGCCTTTTGTGTACCTTGGCCAGCGCTATGCCGACGCCTCCCGAGACCTCCCCGGCACCCGTCACCGTCGCCCAGATCAAGGACGAGGCGGAGCTCATGCAGGCCCTCGCCATCCGCGAGGTGGTGTTCATCGAGGAACAGCATGTCCCCGAGGGCATCGAGCGCGACGCCGAGGACGCGCTCGCGTACCACGTGCTCGCCTACCAGGGGGGCCACGCCATCGGCACTGGCCGCCTGGTGAAGCTGCCGGAGCCGCCCGCGGGCCAGTCCGGGACGTGGGGGCAGATTGGCCGCATGGCGGTGCTCCAGTCGCACCGCAAGTCGCGCGTGGGTTCGCTGCTGCTGACGACGCTGGAAGAGGAAGCGCGCCGCCGCAACGTGAGCGGCATCATGCTGCACGCCCAGCTCTACGCGCTCGACTTCTACAAGAAGCACGGCTACCAGCCGGTGGGCGCCGTGTTCGACGAGGCCGGCATCGACCACCTGGAGATGCACAAGCGGCTGTAGTCCCAGCGGCTCAGCGCCTCGGAGGACGAGGCGCGGGCGGCTCGGCGTGGCGCGGATCCTCGGGCCACGAATGCCGCGGATACTTGCGGCACAGCTCCTTGCGGATCGCCGGGTAGTGACGCTCCCAGAAGCCCGCCAGGTCCGTCGTCACCTGCACGGCGCGCATGTTGGGGGCCAGCAGATGGAGCACCAGCGGTACGCGGCCCGCGCCCACGCTGGGCCCCTGGGCCATCCCGAAGAAGTCCTGCAGCCGTGACTCCACCCAGGGGGGCTTGTTGGGCTCGTAGTGCACCTTCACGCCGCGCCCGCCGGGCAGGGTGACGCGCTCGGGGGCATGGTTCGCCAGCAGGCGCTGCTGTTCGGAGGACAGTCGCGCGTAGAGCGCGTCCAGCAGCGACACGCCGTCCAGGTCGGAGAAGCTGCGCGCGCCCACGCAAAGGGACGCCAGCGCATCCCGCAGGAAGGTGGCGTCCACGGCGGGAAAGCCCGCCTCGGGGAAGGCCTTTCCCAGCAGCTCCACGCGGGTGCGCCACTGCTCCAGCGCCTCGGGCTCCGCGAAGCGCTCCGGGCCCGCGGCGAGCGCCGCTTCGGCCAGCACTCGCGCGGCTTCCTCGGACGGAGGGGCGGGGGTGCGCGTCTCCTCCAGCACCAAGTTGCCGTACGCCAGTCGGGTCAGGCGCTCCACGCGGCGCGAATCCGGATTCCACTGGAGCGTGTCCACCTCCTCCAGGGCCTCCGGGTAGAGGTCCAGCAGCCACTCGGCCTCCACGGCGCTGGCGAGCCGGACCACGGCGCCACGTCCGGGGCGCTCCTCGGCGTCCACGGCGACCATCAGCTCCGCGTCCTGGACGACGCTGGATTCGGACAGGCTGGTGGTGCCGCCGCCGAACATCAGCAGGTCGGGCGAGCGGGGCCGCCGCCTGCGGGCGACGCGATCCGGATAGCCCGCGAGCACGCTGAGCATCAGGGCCTGCTCCACGTCCTCGGGTCGTCCGGGGCGTGAGCCCTGCTCCCGCACCGAGCGCCGCAGCTGTTTCTGCACGCGCTCCACGGACTGCACCGCCCCGGCATCAAGCGACAGGGACTGCATGCGGCCGGAGGCGAAGCCTGAACGCCCGGCTTCGCGGAATCGCTCCAGGAGCTCCAGCAAATCGGAAGGGCCGCTGACGATGGCGGACGCCCGTCCCCCGCCGCCCAGGTTGGCGCGGGCCTCGCGGCGGATGTCCCGCTCGCCCATGAGGGCCGCGAGCACGGCGGCCTCGCCGCCCACGCCTCGCCGCTCACCCTCGACGATGACGCGGGCCTGGCGCGGGTGGACGGGGAAGCGCAGGAGCCGCTGCCCCACGTCCGTCACCTTGCCTTGTGCATCCACCGCGCCCAGCCGGCGCAGCAGCGTCTCCGCGGCCTCCAGCGCGGGGGCGGGGGGCGGCTCGAAGAAGGGGAACACCCCCAGGTCCCTCACGCCCGAGGCGCGCAGGGAGAGCACCGTCTCCGCCAGGTCGGTGCGGCGGATCTCCGGGGCCTCCTGGTCGGGGCGCCCGTCGAAGTCATGCTGGGTGTAGAGGCGCACACAGTGCCCCGCGCGGGTGCGGCCCGCGCGGCCGGCGCGCTGCACGGCGGAGGCGCGGCTCACCTTGCCCAGCTTGAGTTGCGGCAGGCCGGACCACGGCGAGTGCGACGCCACGCGGGCAAGCCCACTGTCGATGACGACCGCGACGCCGTCGATGGTGACGGACGTCTCCGCGACGTTGGTGGACAGGATGATCTTCCGGCGCGAGCTGCGGCGCACGGCGCGGTCCTGCTCCGCGGGGGACAGATCGCCGTGAAGCGGGAGCACGTCGGCGTCATGGCGCTCGGCGAACTCCGCGCAGGTGTCGCGCGCCCGGCGGATCTCCCCAGCGCCCGGAAGGAACACGAGCACATCGCCGTCGACGCCCTGGGTGAACAGGCGCTTGAGCGCGGAGAGCACCTGTTGATCCAGGTGCCGCTCGTCCGGGGCGGGAAGGTATTCGACGCTGACGTCGAAGCGCCGGCCCTCGGAGCGCAGCGACGGCGCGCCGCCCAGGTACGCGCGGACGGGCTCGGCCTCCAGGGTCGCGGACATCACGACGAGCTTGAGGTCGGGCCGGGACGACTCCTGCAGCCGTCGCAGCAGCGCGAGCGAGATGTCCGCGGACAGGTGTCGCTCGTGGAACTCGTCGAGCACGACGATGCCCACGTCGCGCAGGGTGGGGTCGGTGAGCAGCCGTCGTCCGAGCACGCCCTCGGTGACGAAGGACATGCGCGTCTTGGGGCCGCGCACGTCCTCGAAGCGGACCTGGTAGCCGACGGTCTCGCCCACGCGTTCGCCAATCTCCTCGGACACGCGCTGCGCGGCGAGCCGGGTGGGCAGCCGGCGGGGCTGGAGGACGACGATCTCCCGTCCCTGGCCCAGGCCCGCCTCCAGCAACGCGCGGGGCACGCGGGTCGTCTTGCCCGCGCCAGGAGGTGCCTCCAGCACGAGCGACCGCGAACTCCGGAGCGTGGAGACGATGTCGGGCAGCAGGGGATCGATAGGGAGGGCGACGTCCGCCATGTCCGGGTTCCTCTTCACGGCGGGCAACTCACCGCGCGTCGGGTCTCAAGGCGTGCCAGCCTCGGACGGGTCGGTCTTCTTGCGGCGCCGGGGGCGGATGGCCTCCAGGACATCGGACGCGGGGGGCTCCGAAGGGGCGTCCGCCTGCGCGGCCTCGGGGGCAGGAGCCGCGTTCTTCGGCGGTCGGCCCCGCCGCGCGGGGCGGGGCGGAGAGGAGGGCTCAGGCGGGACGGTCTCCCTCTCGCCGTCCGAAGCTTCGGCCTCGCTTCCTGGAGTCTCCAAGGCCTCCTGTGACGGATTCCCCGGAGCGCCGGCCAGCGCGGAGTCTGGAGACGCCGCACTCCGCCGGCCCTTGCGGGTTGGGGGCGAGGGAGGAAGCTCCGCGCTCGCGGTTCCATCCGCGGGAGGCTCTGCTTCATCCGTGGCTTCGGAATCCGCGTCCTGCGCGTCGTCCTCGGACGGATCCGCGTCCTGAGGACCGTCGAAGGCATCGTCGTCCGGGGCGGCATCGCCCTCGTCACCGAAGAGGTCGGGAGCCCCTTCCTCGGCGGAGAGCGCGAGCGAGCGACCCGCGCGCTTCCGAGGCTTGAGGGTGAGCCCGGCGGCCTCGAAGACGCCCGGCACGGGGACGAGCGCGGCCTCGGCGAGGAGGCGCCCCTGTCGCAGCGCCACATCCAGGCGCCGTCCCAGGGACACCAGCGCCTCGCGCAGGGCGGCCTCCTGATCCGGGGGCAGCGGGGTCGGGGACAGGCTCGCGGTCCAGGCCGCGAAGGTCGCGGCCACCTGATCCACGACGGGGCGGACCATCGCGAAGTCATCGCGCGAGAAGATCCGGGTCACGTAGGCGCTCTTGAATCGCCGCTCGTAGGACGTGGCGTATTCGTTCACGAGCTCCACGGGAGCCCGGCGCAGCTGCGGGAACTTGAGGTGGGGGAAGAGGGCCTCGATGACGGGGGCGCGGCTGCTGGCGGTGAAGGTGATGCCCGCGTGCAGCTTCTCCAGGGCATCCACCCACCGGCCCTGTTGGTCGAAGGAGAACTCCTCGCGGGCCTCATCGAGTTCGGGCAGGTCCTTCACCTGTTCGAGCAGGCCGCCCGCCGGCTCCCGGGCTTCGCGCAGGCGCTCCAGCGCGGAGGCCAACCACTGCTTCTCGGCCTCCAACCCCGGCCTGCCGACGACCATCTCCTCCGCCGTGGCGAGTCGGGCCTCGAAGGCCTCGGCGAAGCGGATCAGCTCATAGGATTCGAGCGTGGACGACATGCGTGGACGACTCCTCGGAGGGGCGGCGGAGATACCACACCTTCACCGTCCGACGAGCAGGGCCTCCAGGGCCTCGGGAACGGAGAAGTCCGCGAAGGCCCACTCGGCGCCGGCGTCGAGCAGCGCCTGGGGCGTGAAGTTGCCCGTGCCCACGCCAATCGTCTCAGCGCCGATGCCCTTGGCGGCCGCGACGTCCTTGGGCGTGTCACCGATGATGACCACCCGGCACGTCTCCAGGGGCTGGCCCAGCTGCG
Coding sequences within:
- a CDS encoding acyl-CoA dehydrogenase family protein; protein product: MLHGHGVFLEEHEAFRRTVRAVVDKELRPFAAEWEAREEFPRELFTRFGELGFLGLKYPEAHGGTAAGELYEAVLLEELGRCGSGGVAAGLGAQFTISTGPLHLYATEAQKQRWLAPAIRGQKVGALGITEPDAGSDVAGLRTTAHREGDHYVINGSKTYITNGVRADFVVLAVKTDPERGHKGLSMLVVERGTPGFSVGRKLQKVGWRASDTAELFFEDCRVPAENLLGVEGQGFYQIMGNFQWERLSLALGAVGAMDDMLETALEHVKQRRAFGQALAQFQVLRHKLAELHTARECARQLTYHALRLHVAGEYAVAQTSMAKKVATEACCRVADECLQLHGGAGYMMEYDIQRHWRDARLGPIGGGTSEVMNEIIAKQLGL
- a CDS encoding rhodanese-like domain-containing protein; this translates as MEPTIICDELFMRLGDEDVLVLDCRDAMDWERFEIHIPGALRMTASEIARDLAMLPDDELIVLCGTTQDCADIRRVCRVLRLRGRNAVCLAGGLHAWVTGGYPTERHSRAPSHAHR
- a CDS encoding GNAT family N-acetyltransferase, translating into MPTPPETSPAPVTVAQIKDEAELMQALAIREVVFIEEQHVPEGIERDAEDALAYHVLAYQGGHAIGTGRLVKLPEPPAGQSGTWGQIGRMAVLQSHRKSRVGSLLLTTLEEEARRRNVSGIMLHAQLYALDFYKKHGYQPVGAVFDEAGIDHLEMHKRL
- the hrpB gene encoding ATP-dependent helicase HrpB, which produces MADVALPIDPLLPDIVSTLRSSRSLVLEAPPGAGKTTRVPRALLEAGLGQGREIVVLQPRRLPTRLAAQRVSEEIGERVGETVGYQVRFEDVRGPKTRMSFVTEGVLGRRLLTDPTLRDVGIVVLDEFHERHLSADISLALLRRLQESSRPDLKLVVMSATLEAEPVRAYLGGAPSLRSEGRRFDVSVEYLPAPDERHLDQQVLSALKRLFTQGVDGDVLVFLPGAGEIRRARDTCAEFAERHDADVLPLHGDLSPAEQDRAVRRSSRRKIILSTNVAETSVTIDGVAVVIDSGLARVASHSPWSGLPQLKLGKVSRASAVQRAGRAGRTRAGHCVRLYTQHDFDGRPDQEAPEIRRTDLAETVLSLRASGVRDLGVFPFFEPPPAPALEAAETLLRRLGAVDAQGKVTDVGQRLLRFPVHPRQARVIVEGERRGVGGEAAVLAALMGERDIRREARANLGGGGRASAIVSGPSDLLELLERFREAGRSGFASGRMQSLSLDAGAVQSVERVQKQLRRSVREQGSRPGRPEDVEQALMLSVLAGYPDRVARRRRPRSPDLLMFGGGTTSLSESSVVQDAELMVAVDAEERPGRGAVVRLASAVEAEWLLDLYPEALEEVDTLQWNPDSRRVERLTRLAYGNLVLEETRTPAPPSEEAARVLAEAALAAGPERFAEPEALEQWRTRVELLGKAFPEAGFPAVDATFLRDALASLCVGARSFSDLDGVSLLDALYARLSSEQQRLLANHAPERVTLPGGRGVKVHYEPNKPPWVESRLQDFFGMAQGPSVGAGRVPLVLHLLAPNMRAVQVTTDLAGFWERHYPAIRKELCRKYPRHSWPEDPRHAEPPAPRPPRR
- the asd gene encoding aspartate-semialdehyde dehydrogenase produces the protein MAKLRAVLIGATGLAGQQFIAALKDHPYIELTGLAASPRSAGKTYADALRASNGMLAWFVPEPLPEAIARMTVLSGDAVQAKDYDIAFSAVEADVARELEPRLARDIPVLSAASAFRYDPDVPLLIPPINAAHAPLINEQRRQRGWKGFIVPIPNCTTSGLAVTLAPLAERFGVKAVLMTSLQAMSGSGRSPGVIGLDILDNVVPYIPKEEHKVEVETKKILGVLNPAGAALTPHDVRVSCTCTRVAVLEGHTESVFVSLGQKATVAEVAQAMREWKGADVAKDLPSSPPRWIEVLDDPFRPQPRLDRDTHGGMATTVGRIREDGVLENGFKYVLVSHNTKMGAAKGAILVAELLRAQGLLG
- the fdxA gene encoding ferredoxin FdxA, with product MAYVVAEPCIKCKYTDCVEVCPVNCFYEGANFLVIHPDECIDCGACEPVCPTKAIFPETELPPQWKEFQKLNADFSTSWPNIAEKKAALPEAEEYKEKQGKRAELNPAPGGKK